The Hordeum vulgare subsp. vulgare chromosome 7H, MorexV3_pseudomolecules_assembly, whole genome shotgun sequence DNA window ATCCGCCTGTTTTGAAGCAGTTTTTAAAATCTTAACGCGTCGTGTTATAGCTATTTCGGTGCTGTAAATAAAATTTAAAGCGCGTCGTGTTATTAGCTATTTCGGCGCTGTAAATAAAATTTAAAGCCCTGTGCTGCCGCGGGtgcgttggagatgctctaaaccaTAGCCACTAAACAGCACCATCGGTCGTGTCTGGTTTTCTCGCATCTCTTCGCTCGAATCCCCTCTCTTCCGCGCACGAGcacgacgccgccgccgccgccgccgccgccgccgccggagccgtCCTTCCTGCCACCGCCCTCTTCAATCGCGAGCAACCCTGCCCCGTGTCTCTTCCACCGGTCGCCGCCGTTCCTCCACCACTACTCGTACCGTCGTacgccggccgcctcccgccgCGACGACCCTGCCCGGCCCCGCGGCTGCTCCATTGACAGCCGgtcttccttctcctccgcccTCACTCCTCTCCGCCGACCACCGCCCGCTCCTCTTCACTCCACCGACCATCCAGGACCTCCACCTCCAGTCCCCCCCTGCCCCTCTGCAGTCGCACCTGTACTCCGCCCCACCGCCGGCCACCTCCGATCTCCGCCCCACTGCGCTGCCATCCACCTCCGAGGGGATGCAGCCCGCACCGGCAACGGAGCAGATACAAATCAGAGAGGCCATGCCGAATTGCCCATGTCCAAAGCTGACTCGGAGGGGGCAGTATAGATAGCCGTCCCTTCCCAGATAGAAGGCCCAACACCAACAGTCCGTCCGTCTGGCTTTCCCTTTTCCGTTTTTCCTCTTCCCAAAACTCATCTCTCACCTTGTCCCGCTCCCCTCTCCTctctgctttgctctgctgctcccctcccctcccctccccctcaccGGGAGATCCCAACCCAAATCCTCCTCCGTAACCCCCCGCCGGAAACCCTAGAAACTCGCTCCCTCTCACCCCTCCGAGGCTTCGCTCCCGGTTCCGGCCACGTGCGCGCTCTTTGCTGGGCATGTGCTGCGGCCGCCGTGCCGGAATATGACCTCCCAggacgccgccgccccgccgctggCCTCTCCCAAGCGCCCTGCCCCGGGGGAGCAGCCGTCGCCCGAGGTCCTCGTCACCTACAAGCGCCGCCGCACGGCCGCCTGCGGCGCCACCTCCGACCCCGGAGCGGTAAGCATTGCAATCCCTAGCCTGGTcgtcttctttcttcttccccaGACCCCTTTCTTGCCGTTGCAGTTGGAATATTTGGCTGTCTTTGCTCTTTTGTGCCACCGGCCGGCCAAGATTTCATTTTGAAGCGCCTAGATTTGCACACTAGGTTCTTCCAATGCTATGAATCTTGCCGCTGCCTAGCAATTCTGTACCCAATAGACGAAATATCTTTTCCTCTGCAGATATTCTACATAACTGAAATCTGTGCTCACTGCTTTTCCTTTGCTTGCTCTGTCTGCAGCCTTGTGCCACCATCGTCCCCTGTAGCGGCAGTTCCGGGCAAGATGGCCACCACATGCTGCCCAGACATTGGATTACTTGGAGGGACACGTTGGAGGGTTTCCTGCAATCCCCAGGTGTAAATAAGGGTGGGGGGATTCAGAGCTGCATACAAGATGCGCTCAGATACAATTGCTGTCAATCAGTGCAAAAAGTCAGTAATGATGTTCTTGTTCAGAACATATATCTCATAGAAGAAGCAACCTAGTGTATAATGTCTATGATAGGAATTTCCCCTGATACTGAATTTCTCTGTGATTACCAGGGTGACCTAAATAAAGGCCAAGGAGCGTCAGAAGAGCATCCTGCTGGAGTAGCAGGTGCTAAAGAGATTAGCTCCTCTATTGCATTAAAAGATGCAACTGCAGCATCTTTGGATGCCAACACAGCAATGTGCAATAATGCTCTCCTTGACATTTTTGTCTCGGAGAAGTTTGCCTTGTTGTGTGATTTGCTAGTTGGAACTTTCCATGTGAGTAAGGTTCATGAGGTCATTGATTTGGGGAAAATTGACACCAACATGAGAAATGGAAACTATGCACGGAACCCGGCTCTGTTCAACGACCACATCCAGCAGGTAACTGCTTCTCAATCATTCATTGGAAAAAGTAGCCGCGTTCTTGATTATTACAATAGTTCAAAAAAGCTCTAGGTGTTAATTGTGTGTGCGTTTTGTCATCGCATTGCACTTTTATAACCAAGGCGCATGCTTATGCGCAGATTAAGCGTATTTCAGCGCTAGTCGTTTTCTTATCGCCTAGAGCCTAAGTGTGCCTTCTTTAACTATGATTATTACTGTGTTTTATGATTTCAAATAGAGACACGTCAGCATCACTTCTGCTTGGCAGCCTAGAACAGGCCTTTTATATACTGTAGTGTCTCAAATGGTCCCTGTATTTTCACCATGGCATCTGCGAGCACACGTAAATTGTCGAATCATTCTTCTGCATGTGCAGCTCAATGCTGGAGCATCAATCCAAGTGAGGAAGTTTTATTTTCCTCCTTTCGGTTACTAAAATGGACAGATAGCGAAAAACAACTTTAATGTGTTGGGGTAAAATCAACTAATGGTTAGATTCGGTGTAGCTGTGTAGACCTTAGTGCACCACCTCCTACCCCTCTGAGAAGACGTGTGCTGCTCTTCTTATTTTTGGTCTTTTCAACTTTTCatccctttcttttgcttgctataAGTATTTCATGAAACATTCAGGCAAATAATACTTTAATATGTATGTATATTTGTGCATGATATAGATATGGGAGAAGTTTGAACAAGTTGGCCGAGAGATGACAAGTCTAGCCAGCAATCTTCCAATCATTTCACGAGCTTCCTATCAGAAGCAAGTAAGTTTGCAGTTTTTGCCACCATAGTTAAGAGACATGTATTTCTGCATAACTGTACCTCAAGCTGCTGTCAATGCTTAACTTGTTGCTATAATTCGTCTTTATACTGGTGCTGGGCAATGCTTATGATATAATCTTTACAGGCTTCTGGAGTTTCTGAAGTAGAGGTTGCTGCTGAGCACAGGATCATAGAGGTAATCAGTCTGTTTGTGCACAGTTTGCTGGCTACTTTCTAAATTGTTACATTCAGTTGATAATTTCTACTGATTGTATATTTCATTAGGAAACTAGTTTGggtggtttcgtccagaaaatccCGAAGGATTCAAATACGACCACACAGTTCTCCCCATGTGATTCCGGTCATTCTACAATACCAAAGCGATCTGGGACATGTGGACTTGGGCGAACTTGCACTTGCAAACAATGTGGAACCAGTGCAGAGGAAGAAAAAAGCCTTATCTGTGATGGATGCGACACGACATACCACTTTGACTGTGTGAAGCGACTCCATCCTGCCATGACACAAATCCCGGACAACTGGCACTGCCCTGCCTGCAGCAACAATAAGGGAAAGGGAAAGGCTGCAGGCACCAAGAAGAACGTTCATGACAGCCTGCATGGTGATTGTCCTCTGTGTGACAAGCTTGAGGTCGTCAAGAAGGTAGAACCACCTGAAGTTGCCAGCGGAATCGAGGTAGTCGACGAAAGAGAAGGGAGCTCGGTGCCGAGCGTGGAGGAAGAGAACGAGCCGGATCTGTACACGACCGCCCTGTCGAAGCTGTGCAAGAACTGCGGCACGTGCGAGGACGACGACAAGCAGTTCCTGGTATGCGGCCACCCTTACTGCCCCTACAAGTTCTACCACATCCGGTGCCTGAGGACGAGCCAGATCGCGCTGGAGAAGCAGAAGAACCTGGAGTGCTGGTACTGCCCCTCCTGCCTCTGCAGGGGCTGCTTCAAGAACAAGGACGACGAGGAGATCACCCTGTGCGACGGGTGCGACGAGGCCTACCACGTGTACTGCATGACGCCCAAGCGCACCTGCGTCCCAAAGGGCCACTGGTACTGCCCGCTGTGCAGCGTGCGGCGGGCGAGGGAGGGGATGCAGAGGTACGAGAAGTCAATCCTGAATAAGCAACAACATATAGGCGCCAAGCGCGCGAGCCAGCCGGACAACGCATAGCAGCCTAGTTGATGATGATATTGCTTGGCCAAGAAGAGTAATAAGCAGAATTGCGTTTTGCAAGATTTTGCTTGGCCGAGCGTTTAggtaaaggaaaaaaggaagggaCGATGATCATTCTTTGGCCCTCGTTCTTGGGAGGGCCGGTCATTTTGTTATGTATACACTGGCTTGAAGAATAGTTGAATCAGAGCCAGTCAGTTGTGTAGTTTGACACTTACAGTGTGATGGAAGTCTCGCCTGATGAAACGCTTCTTTTATGTAGGCTGTATTATTATCTGCACGAAACATCACTTGATTTCTTGTGTTTTTTTACTTACTTAGTGCCAGTTGTTCCATTGTAACTCTTGTAAGGAACTAATGATGCCCTTGTCTATCTCTCCGTTTTCCCTGTTGTTTGGCTATGACTCACTGTACTTTCGTGTTATTTTACCTAATACTAGTAGTCCTATTTTCGGAAACTGATTTATTATTGTGACATTTTAATGCCATGTATAAATTATAATGCAATGTGCTTAGAGGGTGCTTGTGAGAAACGTATCAATTCAAACATGCCTCTAAACACATTGCATTGTGCTACAACATGGTTTGAGGGAGATTCGGAGCGGCAGATCATCAAATCCTAGGAGTTAAAAATGGTTTGCTAATTGCAGTGACGAATCTTGTTTGCAATCGCCCGTCATTATCTCGCGTGACACGTGTCCAGGCCAGGATAGGCCGCGTAGTAGAAGCATGACGTGAAGGCAGCCGCAACGCTTTCCATGATGACAGGGAACAGCCTCCCGTCCTCGCCCTCCTTCACACAAACCGAGCTCTCAACCTAAAACCGGGACGAATCCTGCCCTGGGTATCTATTCTCTTCTCACCTCTCCGATCTCTCGTGTTTCTCTTCGCTGGACATCGACGGCGCCGCCTCAAGTTCTCATCTTTCTAGAACCTTCTGGAAGAACCGGCGATGCCTTCTAGAGCGGGTCGTCCAGAGAGGAGTTTTCGATGGATTAATTGATTATTAATCAATTCATTCCGGAACGCCGGCCGGTTTCGGTTTCTTCCCttggccttcttcttcatcttcttcttcatctcttgtggAGGAGAGGCGTTTGTTTCCTTGCGATGGAGGAGGGGAAGATGGGGAACGTGGCGACGGTCCGGGCGGTGCTCGCCATCCTCCAATGGTGGGGCTTCAACGTcaccgtcatcatcatcaacaagtgGATCTTCCAGGTCCCAACTCTTCTCCAtcacccccttttatttttcctcctcatcctcctatgCACTTTCTCATGTTTGATCCGTGCCTTCAGGTGCAGATTAGTCAATGATTTTATCATGCCACTAaagtaaaaacaaaaggaattatCGAATCAGGTTTCCTTGCCAATAGTAAAAAACATTTAGGATGAGAAACAAAACCTCAAGTCCTTTCTTTTGTTCATGTGTTTGATTGCTAGTTCATTCAGAGTTAAACTAGAGGGTAAACCAACAGTCCAACATGCCAGGTTTCAAACTTTATTCAGAGTTAAACTAGAAATAATAATACAACATCCTACACTACCTTCACATGTCTGAAAATAAAATGATCCTGAATGACGAATATCCTCATTTTCCAATAAAGAAATTATCTGCTCCTTGCTCTCGACGATTTAAAGTTTTTTCCTGGATGCAGAAACTGGAGTTCAAATTCCCTCTGACTGTGTCGTGCGTCCACTTCATATGCTCTTCTATTGGAGCCTATATCGCAATCAAAGTGCTCAAAGTAAAACCGCTGATCGAGGTCGCCCCCGAGGATCGCTGGAAAAGGATATTCCCCATGTCATTTGTGTTCTGCATAAACATCGTGCTGGGAAATATCAGCCTGCGGTACATCCCGGTCTCCTTCATGCAGACCATAAAATCTTTCACTCCTGCAACAACAGGTTCTCTCATTTCTTGCTCTACGATTCAACATGCCCTTTGCGCGACCGCTGCGGCATATTCTGATTCATTGAAGAACAGTTATTCTGCAGTGGTTGGTCTGGAGGAAATATTTTGAGTGGCGCATATGGGCTTCTTTGATTCCAATAGTGGGTGGAATCCTCTTAACTTCAGTAACTGAGCTTAgcttcaatatgcttggtttttgcGCTGCCATGGTTGGCTGCCTCGCCACATCTACAAAGACTATCTTGGCAGAGTCCCTACTCCATGGATACAAATTTGACAGGTAAGAAGTTGATCTGATCAGTTCACAAAAGAAAAGATCACATATGACATGTCTGAGTTTTACAATAAAGAATTTAAGGGGAAGGATGGTTATTTTCATTTTCCTCTCAGTGAGCtgatttcttgttcttttcttcccTGCAGCATTAACACCGTGTACTACATGGCACCCTTTGCCACCATGATACTATCGATACCAGCGATCGTACTCGAAGGGAGCGGCGTAATCAACTGGCTCTACACATATGATTCAACCGTCCCTGCACTAATCATCATAATCACCTCAGGAGTTCTAGCCTTCTGCCTCAACTTCTCCATCTTCTATGTTATCCATTCAACGACAGCGGTGACCTTCAATGTAGCCGGCAATCTCAAGGTGAGAGTGAGAGTGTGAGACTCTATTCCTCTTTGTTCTGCTTCTTCAGTTCAAGTTCAGCACTGACAAACTGGCATCATGATCGGCATGCAGGTTGCTGTCGCGGTACTGATCTCCTGGATGATCTTCCGCAACCCGATCTCCGCCATGAACGCAGTAGGGTGTGGGATCACGCTCGTCGGCTGCACCTTCTATGGCTATGTGAGGCATCTGATCTCCCAGCAGGCCTCCACCCCTAGCCCGCGCACCCCGAGAAGCCGGTTGGAGATGCTCCCCCTCGTAGGCGAAAAGCAAGAGAAGATCTAGCAGCAGGACATATAGGCGCTCTTGACAATCATAGGAATAATAAACACACAGCATTTGGGGTTAGAAAGAGCAAAGTTTCGTAGGATACATATTTTGGTGTTGGTAACGATGCTGTACTTGATCCACCAGACTTAATTTTGCTGTTGTTCCATGTCAGTTGCTGCACCCGGTTTGTTCTTCGTGGAACTCTGATCTGACATTTTTTGGTCTGTGCTGCTGGACAAATACTTTCTCGTGTCAGTATAAATTGTTCAGGATGCTGCTTGCAGTAGCACCTAACCATTGACGCTAGCAGATTGTTGCCCAAATTATGGCACAATTATTTTGTTTCCACTGAAGTGCTTTTTTAATTTTTGTGATGACTACAGCGGGCAAAAGCCGgccttaagcattttcatatataTTGGAAAAACAGAAGATACAACACCATGGCTACAACATGTGACACTCGACACCCACAAGAAGGAACAGGGAGATAGATAGAGAACCAGAAACAAGCTACAAACAGCCATCACCAAGAACTAATAGCGCGTTTCCGTTAAAAACAGAAGTAACAAGTTCTTACACATGAATAGAGGAACAAGCACAGAACACCGCCTCAAGATGAGAACGCATAACATGATGATCAAAGGTAACCCATGTTCATTATGTTCCACGGAGCCCAGCATATAGCAGAAATGCCCAGCATGAACAAACGACCCCCACCGGGAGGAAAACACTAAACGAAGAAAAAGTTTGGCAGAGAAGAAATACGGCAGCTAGTATTTGGCACAACACCAGCAGATCCCCAAACCACCCCTAGGCCCTAGCAATTGAACACGAAGAACAATTGTCTCACAGTGTCGGCATTATCACAGAAGGAACATAAAATGGGACCTTGCCCAATTTCGCTTACACATGTTGTATCTCTAGTAAGCACAGGATCCTGAAGATGTCGCCTCGCAAACAGCTCAATCTTAGGGGGGATGTTCGCGCGCCAGATCCATCATCCGTGATGATGTTCCTGATTCATAGATTCGGTGTAAACTTACGCCTTGCTCGGATCCTCTCGGCTCCAAAACCACACCTCCCGGAGCGGAGGGAGCGGCAGCACAATCGCACGAAGTTGTTCAAACCGAGCTCCTCATGCGGAGTGGAGTTGTAAGACCTGAAGAGGTTCCGAACAGGCACGTAGCTTTTTATTTCATATTTTGCATCCGGAAATTCAGACTTGCTGTGAAGTGCAGCGTTCAAATATCGTATTTGTACAAAAGAAATGGATAAGTGTGGATAAGGAAAAAAACACAGCGTTCAAATATCGTATTTGTACAAAAGAAATGGATAAGTGTGGATAAGGAAAAAAAGAGAAACGCAAAAAAAAAACTCACGCTcggtgggactcgaacccacaatcCTTTGATTAGAAGTCAAATGCCTTGTCCATCAGGCCACGAGCGCCTTGTATTGGAATGTTTCAATTCAATTTACTAGACAAGTATCAGAAGTTAAAAGCTTCGGGACTTCGAAAGTTGCCAACAGCTCTTATATAAACCCCATGATACATGAGGTTAgcaaaataaaaaattaaaaaaaaacagcTCTTATATATAAGTTGTatagaataataataatatatgaTGATGTAGTGCGCAGGCTGGTTTTGTATCATGTGTATTTTTCATTTGCACGGCTTGTTTATTTAAAAGGAGCTGCTATGATCCCCGAGGAAATCATCCGCCTAGCGAGCCGTACGATCTAATCGAGGTGTTCGTTCGATCGTAGAACAACCCATCGCACCGGCGGCTCCATTGCAACCTCGACGAACAACCTTTCGACGTGATTCACTACAACTCCAACGACGCGCCGCGGCGGAGCTCCAATGACCCGAAGAGTGCTCCAACGCAACTCCGCTGCCGGCACACAACACCACGCCCTGTTGCATTTCACTGCACTTCCGTCGCTCACCGAAGTGTTTCACTGTAGCTCCGCCGCCGACGCGTAGCACCATGACCGTTGAACTGCAGCTCGGCCGCCCACCACCGACATGTTGCATTGCATCTGCGTCGTCGCCATGCGGCAGCGACCCGTTGAACTGCATCTCTGCCACCCACCGACACCAACTGATGCGAAGGGATTAAGGATCTCCTCCGGCCACGGAAGCAACACGGGCGTCTGTAGCATGGTGCCTATTGTGCACACCAGGTTGTAACAACGGATGCGGTGCCGACGCAACCTCATAGTGAGATGGTCGGAGGAGATGCAACAAGGTCTTCAATGGATCTCCACGTTCTTGGGACGACGATGCTCACGTGATACTACAGAGGATGGAGGTCAGCAGATGCAGGGTAACAAATGAGATCTGGACGGAGAGGTGATAGGAAAGAGGTAGGAGACGAGGGAGAAAAAATATGGGAAGAAAACTAGTGGCTCTAAAGAAAACGAGTGGTGCATCCCATGTAGGTCCGCCGCGACGCGTGGCGTGCGAGAAATCATCTGGTTGTTTCTAAGTGTTTTCCTTATTTAAATCATATATGCGGATATGTATGATTCTTTTTTGACATGTTATGTGACAAAAATATCCATTTCTACTATTTAGGCCTAATTCTTTTGGTGGTTGCCAAAATAAGTTGTCCCCTTTTCATGTTATTTTATAATCTATCCTCCTTTTCTGGGAGGCTTCCAAAAATTTAAGGGTGGATTTtagaattgttggggaacgtcgcatgggaaacaaaaaatttcctacgcgcacgaagacctatcatggtgatgtccatctacgagaggggatgagtgatctacgtaccctcgtagaccgtacaacagaagcgttagagaacgcggttgatgtagtggaacgtcctcacgtccctcgatccgccccgcgaacaatcccgcgatcagtcccacgatctagtaccgaacggacggcacctccgcgttcagcacatgtacagctcgacgatgatctcggccttcttgatccagcaagagagacggagaggtagaagagttctccggcagcgtgacggcgctccggaggttggtgatgaccttgtctcagcagggctccgcccgagctccgcagaaacgcgatctagaggaaaaaccgtggaggtatgtggtcgggctaccgtggaaaagtcgtcacaaatcagccctaaaacctccgtatatataggtgagagGGAGGGGACCTTACCTTGgggcccaagggggtcggccgagtccaagggggaggactctccccccccaaaccgagttggactaggtttggtgggagggagtcccccttccttcccacctcctccctttttttttctttctctcttgattttcttctccttggtgcatagggcacttgtgggctgtcccaccagcccactaagggctggtgtgtctcccccaaggcctatgggcttccccggggtgggttgccccccccggtgaacccccggaacccattcgtcattcccggtacattcccggtaactccgaaaaccttccggtaatcaaatgaggtcatcctatatatcaatcttcgtttccggaccattccggaaaccctcgtgacgtccgtgatctcatccgggactccgaacaacattcggtaaccaaccatataactcaaatacgcataaaacaacgtcgaaccttaagtgtgcagaccctgcgggttcgagaactatgtagacatgacccgagagactcctcggtcaatatccaatagcgggacctagatgcccatattggatcctacatattctacgaagatcttatcgtttgaacctcagtgccaaggattcgtataatcccgtatgtcattccctttgtccttcggtatgttacttgcccgagattcgatcgtcagtatccgcatacctatttcaatctcgtttaccggcaagtctctttactcgttccgtaatacaagatcccgcaacttacactaagttacattgcttgcaaggcttgtgtgtgatgttgtattaccgagtgggccccgagatacctctccgtcacacggagtgacaaatcccagtcttgatccatactaactcaattaacaccttcggagatacctgtagagcatctttatagtcacccagttacgttgcgacgtttgatacacacaaagcattcctccggtgtcagtgagttatatgatctcatggtcataggaataaatacttgacacgcagaaaacagtagcaacaaaatgacacgatcaacatgctacgtctattagtttgggtctagtccatcacgtgattctcctaatgacgtgatccagttatcaagcaacaacaccttgttcataatcagaagacactgactatcatcgatcaactggctagccaactagaggcatgctagggacggtgttttgtctatgtatccacacatgtaaatgagtcttcattcaatacaattatagcatggataataaacgattatcttggtacaggaattataataataactatatttattattgcttctagggcataattccaacagtctcccacttgcactagagtcaataatctagccctcacatcaccatgtgaattacattgtaataaatctaacacccatacagttctggtgtcgatcatgttttggccgtggaagaggtttagtcagcgggtctgctacattcagatccgtgtgcactttgcatatatttacgtccttttcctcgacgtagtcgcggatgaggttgaagcgtcgtttgatgtgtctagtcttcttgtgaaaccgtggttcctttgctaaggcaatggcacccgtgttgtcacagaacaaggttattggattcagtgcgcttggcaccactccaagatccgtcatgaactgcttcatccagacaccctccttagccgcctccgaggcagccatgtactccgcttcacatgtagaatctgctacgacgctttgcttggaactgcaccagcttactgcacccccattaagaataaatacgtatccggtttgcgacttagagtcgtccggatctgtgtcaaagcttgcatcgacgtaaccttttacggcgagctcttcgtcacctccatacacgagaaacatctccttagtccttttcaggtacttcaggatattcttgaccgctgtccagtgatccactcctggattactctggaacctacctgccatacttatggccaggctaacatccggtctagtgcacaacattgcatacatgatagaacctatggctgaagcataggggacggagcgcatatgctctctatcttcatcagttgctgggaactgagtcttactcaatcttgtaccttgtaaatctggcaagaaccctttcttggactgttccattttgaacctcttcaaaactttatcaaggtatgtgctttgtgaaagtcctatcaggcgttttgatctatccctatagatcttaatgcctagaatgtaagcaacttctcctaggtccttcatagacaaacttttattcaagtaaccttttatgctctccaaaagctctacgttgtttccaatcagtaatatgtcatccacatataatattagaaacgccacagagctcccactcactttcttgtaaatacaagattctccaaccacttgtataaacccaaatgctttgatcacctcatcaaagcgtttgttccaactccgagatgcttgcaccagtccataaatggatcgctggagcttgcacaccttgttagcactcttaggatcgacaaaaccttcgggttgcatcatatacaactcttccttaaggaaaccgttaaggaacgtcgttttgacatccatctgccagatttcataatcgaaaaatgcagctattgctaacatgattctgacggacttaagcatcgctacgggtgagaaagtctcatcttagtcaactcctggaacttgtgaaaaaccctttgccacaagtcgagctttataaacggtcacattaccgtcagcgtccgtcttcttcttaaagatccatttgttctgaatagccttgcggccctcaggtagtatctccaaagtccacactttgttctcatacatggatcctatctcggacttcatggcttctagccatttgttggaatctgggcccaccattgcttcttcataatttgcaggttcattgttgtctaacaacatgattgataagacgggattaccgtaccactctggagcagcgcgtgatctcgtcgacctgcgtggttcagaaacttgaactggagtttcatgatcaccatcattaacttcctcctcaaccggcgtcgcaacgacagaggtttccccttgccctgcgccaccatccagagggatgagaggttcgacaacctcgtcaagttctatcttcctcccactcaattctctcgagagaaactccttctcgagaaaagctccgttcttagcaacaaacactttgccctcggatttgagatagaaggtgtacccaactgtctcttttgggtaacctatgaagacgcacttttccgctttgggttccagcttttcaggctgaagctttttgacataagcatcacatccccaaacttcaagaaacgacaactttggtcttttgccataccacaattcgtatggtgtcgtctcaacggattttgatggtgccctatttaaagtgaatgcagctgtttctaatgcata harbors:
- the LOC123409698 gene encoding PHD finger protein EHD3-like translates to MTSQDAAAPPLASPKRPAPGEQPSPEVLVTYKRRRTAACGATSDPGAPCATIVPCSGSSGQDGHHMLPRHWITWRDTLEGFLQSPGVNKGGGIQSCIQDALRYNCCQSVQKGDLNKGQGASEEHPAGVAGAKEISSSIALKDATAASLDANTAMCNNALLDIFVSEKFALLCDLLVGTFHVSKVHEVIDLGKIDTNMRNGNYARNPALFNDHIQQIWEKFEQVGREMTSLASNLPIISRASYQKQASGVSEVEVAAEHRIIEETSLGGFVQKIPKDSNTTTQFSPCDSGHSTIPKRSGTCGLGRTCTCKQCGTSAEEEKSLICDGCDTTYHFDCVKRLHPAMTQIPDNWHCPACSNNKGKGKAAGTKKNVHDSLHGDCPLCDKLEVVKKVEPPEVASGIEVVDEREGSSVPSVEEENEPDLYTTALSKLCKNCGTCEDDDKQFLVCGHPYCPYKFYHIRCLRTSQIALEKQKNLECWYCPSCLCRGCFKNKDDEEITLCDGCDEAYHVYCMTPKRTCVPKGHWYCPLCSVRRAREGMQRYEKSILNKQQHIGAKRASQPDNA
- the LOC123412838 gene encoding UDP-galactose transporter 1-like — translated: MEEGKMGNVATVRAVLAILQWWGFNVTVIIINKWIFQKLEFKFPLTVSCVHFICSSIGAYIAIKVLKVKPLIEVAPEDRWKRIFPMSFVFCINIVLGNISLRYIPVSFMQTIKSFTPATTVILQWLVWRKYFEWRIWASLIPIVGGILLTSVTELSFNMLGFCAAMVGCLATSTKTILAESLLHGYKFDSINTVYYMAPFATMILSIPAIVLEGSGVINWLYTYDSTVPALIIIITSGVLAFCLNFSIFYVIHSTTAVTFNVAGNLKVAVAVLISWMIFRNPISAMNAVGCGITLVGCTFYGYVRHLISQQASTPSPRTPRSRLEMLPLVGEKQEKI